The following are encoded together in the Acidobacteriota bacterium genome:
- a CDS encoding MFS transporter, translating to MGDSRSTVLAATSTCHGWIHVCELSVPAVLLAIQADFGVGDLEMGRVVALYTMLFGVGSLPAGLLVDRFGSRFMLLACMFGAGLSLAAMALSHDLITFTASAAVMGAALSIYHPAGTTWISHALPQSGRIFAWHGMAGNTGVALASLIVGGLGWKFGWRTAFGVLAIVSILIGFWLTTIGTTGRTHSRIGSLRAPRYAAIIALLVGIGFTGMVYRGMTTFLPKLFAQRMTDVADRGVLVGGIWTTVALCVGLLGMYVAGRLSDHGIHPAMVFLIGALMQIPFLIMIPHVHGMTTVPLVMAVSFFHFFTQPVGNQLVARLTPPELRGVGFGLYFMLSFGLGASGAYVGGWVSDRYGLAATFTALAILAVPAVLSMLLIRRWAPGSKVSASV from the coding sequence ATGGGAGACTCACGATCCACGGTGCTTGCGGCGACATCAACCTGTCACGGTTGGATCCACGTCTGCGAGTTGAGCGTTCCGGCCGTGCTTCTGGCGATCCAGGCCGACTTCGGTGTCGGGGACCTGGAGATGGGTCGCGTCGTTGCGCTGTACACGATGCTGTTTGGGGTCGGTTCGTTGCCGGCGGGACTTCTGGTCGATCGCTTCGGCTCGCGGTTCATGCTTCTGGCCTGCATGTTCGGCGCGGGTCTCTCGCTGGCAGCGATGGCACTCAGTCACGACCTGATAACGTTCACCGCATCTGCGGCGGTCATGGGTGCCGCCCTCAGTATTTACCATCCGGCGGGGACCACCTGGATCTCTCACGCACTCCCTCAGAGCGGACGCATCTTCGCCTGGCATGGCATGGCCGGCAATACGGGGGTCGCACTGGCATCTTTGATCGTCGGTGGGCTGGGTTGGAAGTTCGGCTGGAGAACGGCCTTCGGTGTGCTCGCCATCGTCTCCATCCTGATCGGTTTCTGGCTGACGACTATCGGAACGACCGGCCGGACGCACTCGCGAATCGGCTCTCTCCGCGCGCCACGCTATGCCGCGATCATCGCGTTGCTGGTCGGAATCGGTTTTACCGGCATGGTCTATCGCGGAATGACGACGTTTCTGCCGAAGCTGTTCGCGCAGCGGATGACCGACGTGGCAGATCGCGGCGTTCTCGTTGGCGGAATCTGGACAACCGTGGCTCTGTGCGTGGGTCTTCTGGGGATGTACGTCGCAGGTCGACTCTCGGATCACGGTATCCACCCGGCGATGGTGTTCCTCATCGGGGCGCTGATGCAGATACCGTTCTTGATCATGATTCCTCATGTGCACGGCATGACGACAGTCCCGCTCGTGATGGCAGTCTCTTTCTTTCACTTCTTTACCCAGCCCGTGGGAAATCAGCTCGTGGCACGATTGACACCCCCCGAGTTACGCGGAGTAGGCTTCGGCCTCTATTTCATGTTGAGCTTCGGGCTCGGCGCCAGTGGCGCGTACGTGGGGGGCTGGGTCAGCGATCGCTACGGACTCGCCGCGACGTTTACGGCGCTGGCGATTCTGGCGGTCCCCGCAGTCCTGTCGATGTTGTTGATCCGACGTTGGGCACCCGGTAGCAAAGTGTCCGCTTCCGTGTAG